One part of the Algibacter sp. L1A34 genome encodes these proteins:
- a CDS encoding efflux RND transporter periplasmic adaptor subunit yields MKKYIIYIAVLAVGLLLGWMFFGGNTTSTETVHKHNEATETNQMWTCSMHPQIMQPEAGDCPICGMDLIPAASSEEGLLADQFKLSKNAMALANIQTSIVGESVSNENSGFILSGKITENEDETATMPAHFNGRVEKLFVNSLGERVKKGQAVAQIYSPELIAAQQELITAYKLKASQPQLYNAVKNKFKNWMIHGKQLEEVEQTGQVKNSFTIYSHVSGVVTEIAINVGSHIMDGKPIFKVSNLNTVWANFDVYENQISQFKKGQDIVINTNAYPDKTFKGKVDFIDPILNTKTRTVKLRVVLNNKNELFKPGMFVEGKIKGVDSSIKKQVLSIPTSAILWTGKRSVVYLKSNANEPVFQMQEITLGNQFGDNYQVMEGLNNGDEIVTNGTFTVDAAAQLQGKKSMMNKKGGKVMTGHEGHLGMEMNPSEKTEPLDKNTRIKVPEEFQNQLKAVFNDYIILKNALVKDDLNSSKAESKQVLNDLYKVDKTLLKNKEVHKHWVSIEKEIKTVATSISNTYTIEEQRKYFKNLSSHLTEAVEVFGINERVYRQFCPMGDNNKGAYWLSKEEKIINPYFGSKMLTCGEVKQIID; encoded by the coding sequence ATGAAAAAATATATCATTTATATAGCAGTGTTAGCTGTTGGTTTACTTTTAGGTTGGATGTTTTTTGGAGGAAACACTACATCTACAGAGACAGTGCACAAACATAATGAAGCTACAGAAACAAATCAAATGTGGACTTGCTCCATGCATCCTCAAATTATGCAACCAGAGGCTGGAGACTGCCCTATTTGCGGAATGGATTTAATTCCTGCTGCAAGCAGTGAAGAAGGATTATTAGCAGATCAATTTAAGCTTTCTAAAAACGCGATGGCTTTGGCCAATATTCAAACATCAATAGTAGGAGAAAGTGTTTCTAATGAAAATTCAGGTTTTATTTTATCAGGAAAAATTACCGAGAATGAGGATGAAACAGCAACAATGCCTGCCCATTTTAATGGTCGGGTAGAAAAATTGTTTGTAAATTCTTTAGGAGAACGTGTTAAAAAAGGACAAGCAGTTGCTCAAATTTATTCACCTGAATTGATTGCAGCACAGCAAGAATTAATTACAGCTTATAAATTAAAAGCATCGCAACCACAATTGTATAATGCCGTTAAAAACAAGTTTAAAAATTGGATGATCCATGGTAAACAATTAGAGGAAGTGGAACAAACCGGACAAGTAAAAAATAGTTTCACCATTTACTCGCATGTTTCTGGAGTAGTTACCGAAATCGCTATAAATGTAGGTTCTCATATTATGGATGGAAAACCGATATTTAAAGTATCTAATTTAAATACTGTTTGGGCAAATTTTGATGTCTATGAAAATCAAATTAGTCAATTTAAAAAAGGACAAGATATCGTAATCAATACAAATGCCTATCCAGATAAAACATTCAAAGGAAAGGTCGATTTTATTGATCCTATTTTAAATACCAAAACAAGAACTGTAAAATTAAGAGTCGTATTAAATAATAAAAACGAACTTTTTAAACCAGGCATGTTTGTAGAAGGTAAAATTAAAGGAGTTGATTCTTCAATTAAAAAGCAAGTTTTATCCATACCTACTTCTGCAATTTTATGGACAGGAAAACGCTCTGTTGTGTATCTAAAATCGAATGCAAATGAACCTGTTTTTCAAATGCAAGAAATTACATTAGGGAACCAATTTGGAGATAATTATCAGGTTATGGAAGGTTTAAATAATGGAGATGAAATTGTAACCAACGGTACCTTTACAGTAGATGCTGCTGCTCAATTACAAGGCAAAAAATCGATGATGAATAAAAAAGGAGGCAAAGTAATGACGGGGCATGAAGGACATCTTGGAATGGAAATGAATCCATCAGAAAAAACAGAACCTTTAGATAAAAACACAAGAATAAAAGTACCTGAAGAATTTCAGAATCAATTAAAAGCAGTCTTTAATGATTATATAATATTGAAAAATGCTTTGGTAAAAGACGATCTAAACAGCTCCAAAGCTGAATCAAAACAAGTATTGAATGATTTATATAAAGTAGATAAGACGTTATTAAAAAATAAAGAAGTTCATAAGCATTGGGTATCAATTGAAAAAGAAATAAAAACAGTCGCTACTTCAATTTCAAACACCTACACAATTGAAGAACAAAGAAAATATTTTAAAAACCTTTCTTCACATTTAACAGAAGCAGTTGAAGTATTTGGAATAAACGAAAGAGTGTATCGTCAATTTTGCCCAATGGGAGATAATAACAAAGGCGCTTATTGGTTGA
- a CDS encoding heavy metal translocating P-type ATPase, which translates to MKHTYHIHGMTCNGCRGHVEKTLSKVKGVSKVAVDLDKAEATIEMESHVSLETFQDALKKDGDRYSIHKLGDHKHTEKDISISEETGMKHSYHIHGMTCNGCRGHVEDILSKVKGVSKATVNLEKAEATIEMESHIPIEKFQEALKKDGDRYRIHKLEEHHHIKEVKKELPKGKGTGVFYCPMHCEDDKTYDKAGDCPVCGMDLVEEQNLSINTAEQWTCPMHPEIVKDEAGSCPICGMDLVPMQPDISVEDKTYKRLLKKFWIAVAFTLPIFFIAMSEMIPNNPLYTILEQKQWNWIQFALSIPVVFYATWMFFERAYRSIKTWNLNMFTLIGIGAGVSWLFSVFGMFFPDVFPEQFKTESGAVHVYFEAATVILTLVLLGQLLEARAHSKTNSAVKELLKLAPNKAIKIVDGEDVAVSIDKIELHDILKVKPGDKIPVDGIITEGNTTIDESMISGEPIPVDRSVGDKVSGGTINGNQVFLMKAEKIGSDTLLSQIIKMVNDASRSRAPIQNLADKVSGYFVPVVVFISVITFGVWAIWGPEPVYVYAFVNAIAVLIIACPCALGLATPMSIMVGVGKGAQNGVLVKNAEALERMAKVDTLIIDKTGTITEGKPTVEKAAAFNNVLSDKEVLQYIVSLNSNSEHPLAEATVKYGKTQNTEILKSEEFSAITGKGVEATISSKKVALGNPKMMVYANAEITFKMEEEAKTYQKQGKTVSYLSVDKKVVGYVVIGDKIKATSAKAIKALQDRGVEVIMLTGDNFDTAQAVASELHLADFKASMLPENKLQEVTKLQEQGKVVAMAGDGINDAPALAKSDVGIAMGTGTDVAIESAMITLVKGDLHGIVKAQHLSEAVMKNIKQNLFFALFYNTIGIPIAAGVLFPFFGILLSPMIAALAMSFSSVSVIANALRLKNIKI; encoded by the coding sequence ATGAAACATACATATCACATACACGGAATGACTTGTAACGGTTGTCGTGGACACGTTGAAAAAACACTTTCTAAAGTAAAAGGTGTTTCTAAAGTTGCAGTAGATTTAGACAAAGCAGAAGCGACTATAGAAATGGAATCTCATGTTTCTTTGGAAACCTTTCAAGACGCATTAAAAAAGGATGGTGACAGGTATAGCATTCATAAATTAGGAGATCATAAACATACCGAGAAGGACATTTCCATTTCCGAAGAAACCGGAATGAAACACAGCTATCACATACACGGAATGACTTGTAATGGCTGTCGCGGGCATGTTGAAGACATCCTTTCAAAAGTAAAAGGTGTTTCTAAAGCTACAGTTAATTTAGAAAAAGCAGAAGCTACCATAGAAATGGAATCTCATATTCCTATTGAAAAATTTCAAGAAGCGTTAAAAAAGGATGGTGACAGGTATCGTATTCATAAGTTAGAAGAGCATCATCATATTAAAGAGGTTAAAAAAGAGCTTCCAAAAGGAAAAGGAACCGGTGTATTTTATTGTCCGATGCATTGCGAAGACGATAAAACGTATGACAAAGCGGGAGATTGTCCTGTTTGTGGAATGGATTTAGTTGAAGAGCAAAATTTATCCATTAACACAGCAGAACAATGGACTTGCCCAATGCACCCAGAAATTGTAAAAGATGAAGCAGGTTCTTGTCCTATTTGCGGAATGGATTTAGTGCCAATGCAGCCAGATATTTCAGTGGAAGATAAAACCTACAAAAGGCTCTTAAAAAAGTTTTGGATTGCAGTGGCATTCACATTACCAATATTTTTTATTGCAATGAGTGAAATGATTCCGAACAATCCATTATACACTATTTTAGAGCAAAAACAATGGAATTGGATTCAGTTTGCATTGTCTATTCCTGTGGTTTTTTATGCCACTTGGATGTTTTTTGAACGTGCTTACAGAAGTATCAAAACTTGGAACCTGAATATGTTTACACTTATCGGAATTGGTGCAGGTGTATCTTGGTTATTTTCGGTATTCGGTATGTTCTTTCCTGATGTTTTTCCTGAGCAATTTAAAACAGAATCAGGTGCTGTACATGTTTATTTTGAAGCAGCAACGGTTATTTTAACATTGGTGCTTTTAGGTCAATTATTAGAAGCGCGTGCGCATAGCAAAACAAATTCAGCAGTAAAAGAATTGCTAAAACTAGCGCCTAATAAGGCGATAAAAATAGTAGATGGAGAAGATGTAGCAGTCAGTATTGATAAAATTGAATTACACGATATTCTAAAAGTAAAACCAGGAGATAAAATTCCTGTAGATGGAATTATAACTGAAGGAAATACCACTATCGACGAATCTATGATTTCTGGAGAACCGATTCCTGTAGATCGCTCAGTAGGCGATAAAGTAAGTGGCGGAACCATTAATGGAAATCAAGTTTTTTTAATGAAAGCAGAGAAAATTGGTAGCGACACCCTACTCTCTCAAATTATTAAAATGGTAAATGATGCAAGTAGAAGTCGTGCACCCATTCAGAATTTAGCAGATAAAGTCTCTGGTTATTTTGTACCAGTTGTGGTTTTTATTTCTGTAATCACTTTTGGAGTTTGGGCTATTTGGGGACCAGAACCTGTTTATGTGTATGCATTTGTAAATGCTATTGCCGTATTAATTATTGCCTGTCCTTGTGCATTGGGTTTAGCAACGCCAATGTCTATAATGGTTGGTGTTGGTAAAGGCGCACAAAATGGTGTATTGGTTAAAAATGCAGAAGCACTAGAAAGAATGGCAAAAGTAGACACCTTAATTATTGATAAAACAGGAACTATTACCGAAGGAAAACCAACAGTAGAAAAAGCAGCTGCATTTAATAACGTTTTAAGTGATAAAGAAGTGCTGCAATATATTGTGTCTTTAAATTCTAATAGCGAGCATCCTTTAGCGGAAGCTACTGTAAAATATGGTAAAACCCAAAATACTGAAATTCTAAAATCGGAAGAATTTAGTGCCATTACAGGAAAAGGTGTTGAAGCCACTATTAGCAGTAAAAAAGTAGCCTTAGGAAACCCTAAAATGATGGTTTATGCCAATGCGGAAATCACTTTTAAAATGGAAGAAGAAGCTAAAACCTATCAAAAACAAGGTAAAACGGTTTCTTATTTATCAGTAGATAAAAAAGTTGTTGGTTATGTGGTTATTGGTGATAAAATAAAAGCAACAAGTGCAAAAGCAATTAAAGCGCTTCAAGATAGAGGTGTTGAAGTAATCATGCTTACTGGTGATAATTTCGATACGGCACAAGCAGTAGCGTCAGAACTTCATCTTGCCGATTTTAAAGCAAGTATGTTACCAGAAAACAAATTACAAGAAGTAACCAAATTACAAGAACAAGGAAAAGTAGTTGCGATGGCCGGAGACGGAATTAATGACGCACCAGCATTGGCAAAAAGTGATGTTGGTATAGCTATGGGAACAGGAACAGATGTAGCCATTGAAAGTGCAATGATTACTTTGGTTAAAGGTGATTTACATGGTATTGTAAAAGCACAACATTTAAGTGAAGCGGTTATGAAAAACATCAAACAAAACTTGTTTTTCGCCTTGTTTTATAACACTATTGGAATACCAATTGCAGCAGGTGTTTTGTTTCCATTTTTCGGTATTTTATTATCACCAATGATTGCAGCTTTAGCCATGAGTTTTAGTTCGGTTTCTGTAATTGCAAATGCCTTACGTTTAAAAAATATTAAAATATAA
- a CDS encoding helix-turn-helix domain-containing protein: MKETIYIKNMVCNRCISSVLSIFIAENYTVESVELGKVMAIKGINSNRQDLNNALINIGFEIIKNETETLVEQIKVMLIHKIELAKTDDLFKTLGKKFNKTETAISKLFSKSEGITLEKYTINLKIEKVKELIQLGQLNFSEIAYTLNYKTSSHLARQFKAITGMSMSDYKNLQDWDRKSLDQIV; this comes from the coding sequence ATGAAAGAAACTATTTATATAAAAAATATGGTATGTAATCGTTGTATCTCTTCAGTTTTATCCATTTTTATTGCTGAAAATTATACGGTTGAATCTGTAGAATTAGGTAAAGTAATGGCCATAAAAGGAATAAATAGTAATCGCCAAGATTTAAATAATGCACTCATAAATATCGGTTTTGAAATTATTAAAAACGAAACAGAAACTTTGGTAGAACAAATAAAAGTAATGCTTATTCATAAAATTGAATTAGCAAAAACTGACGATTTATTTAAAACTTTAGGAAAAAAATTTAATAAAACGGAAACGGCTATAAGCAAACTTTTTAGCAAGTCTGAAGGTATTACACTAGAAAAATATACCATCAACTTAAAAATTGAAAAAGTAAAAGAACTTATACAGCTAGGGCAATTAAATTTTTCTGAAATAGCATATACCTTAAATTATAAAACAAGCAGTCATTTGGCAAGACAATTTAAAGCAATTACAGGAATGTCTATGTCAGACTATAAAAATTTACAAGATTGGGATAGAAAATCTTTAGACCAAATTGTATAA
- a CDS encoding heme-binding domain-containing protein, producing the protein MKIVKIIAIIVLVVFVGIQFISTERNQSNVVPITDFMLVNNVPNVLKSKLQISCYDCHSNNTAYPWYNKIQPIAWFLEDHVKEGKSELNFSEWDVLSNRRKGSKLRSIIKQIESDKMPLESYTLIHKKAKFSEEDKTTIVKWITKLKDSL; encoded by the coding sequence ATGAAAATTGTTAAAATCATAGCAATTATTGTATTGGTCGTTTTTGTGGGTATACAATTTATATCCACAGAACGTAACCAAAGTAACGTTGTACCAATAACCGATTTTATGCTGGTTAATAATGTGCCTAATGTTCTTAAAAGTAAGTTGCAAATATCTTGTTATGATTGTCATAGTAACAATACGGCATATCCTTGGTACAATAAAATACAACCTATTGCTTGGTTTTTAGAAGATCATGTTAAAGAAGGAAAGTCAGAGTTAAACTTTAGTGAATGGGATGTTTTATCAAACCGAAGAAAAGGAAGTAAATTACGATCAATAATCAAACAAATAGAAAGTGATAAAATGCCTTTAGAATCGTATACTTTGATTCATAAAAAAGCAAAATTTTCAGAAGAAGATAAAACGACCATCGTTAAATGGATAACTAAATTAAAGGACAGTCTCTAA
- a CDS encoding DUF3347 domain-containing protein — translation MKHLKLTTILAMAILSLIVMSCKDGKKEQAKTEKHSEMNHDANDGHHDSEKKGMVMSSDQNGNSEMVLKGYFNLKDALVADDNAKAKELGATLVKSLKGLDISKYTDAEQEELNEIIEDAAEHAEHISESPMAHQREHFKILSKDVTDMVAITGTANTLYEQFCPMYDKGSAWLSMSKDIKNPYYGSKMLNCGKLQKEIN, via the coding sequence ATGAAACATTTAAAATTAACAACAATTTTGGCAATGGCCATTTTAAGCTTAATAGTAATGTCTTGCAAAGACGGTAAGAAAGAGCAGGCTAAAACAGAAAAGCATTCAGAAATGAATCATGACGCGAATGATGGTCATCACGATAGTGAAAAGAAAGGAATGGTGATGAGTAGTGATCAAAATGGGAATTCAGAAATGGTACTAAAAGGTTACTTCAATCTAAAAGATGCTTTAGTGGCAGATGATAATGCAAAAGCAAAAGAATTAGGAGCAACATTAGTAAAAAGTCTAAAAGGTTTAGATATTTCTAAATACACAGATGCAGAACAAGAAGAATTAAATGAAATTATTGAAGATGCTGCGGAACATGCAGAACATATTTCTGAAAGCCCAATGGCACACCAAAGAGAACATTTTAAAATATTGAGTAAAGATGTTACAGATATGGTTGCTATTACAGGAACAGCAAACACTTTATATGAGCAATTTTGCCCAATGTACGATAAAGGTTCTGCTTGGTTAAGTATGAGTAAAGACATTAAAAATCCTTACTACGGAAGCAAAATGCTAAACTGCGGAAAATTGCAAAAAGAGATTAACTAA
- a CDS encoding multicopper oxidase domain-containing protein, translated as MKANIILLFLIALTTGVFAQKELTHERNINHLPVREHTITLRKATVNKAGKEVMGMTVNGTIPGPTLEFTEGEYAVIYVKNEMDVETSVHWHGLLLPNFYDGVPYLTTPPIEPGHTQKYEFPIKQSGTYWYHSHTMLQEQSGVFGSIVIKPKVQTLDYDKELVLMLSDWTNEKPMNVLRNLKRGNEWYNIKKGTATPLNKVIARGAFGAQLNFWRQRMEGADIADIYYPAFLINGEQSIEYPEFKAGEKVRLRIIDGGASTSFWMTFGGEEPLLISADGLDVVPVKKNKTFIAIAEAYDFIVTIPKEGKIEFKITAQDGSGTASAFIGNGKVLPAMNIPKPDKIGMMQKMAKMDMKMGAHSLKFQPKKDERFKIKEEYGMQMKNMQGMDMNHSEKKEDSMASMNTSKMDGMNMKSETMQMDHSKMKEMNMKSDGSTQGMEGMNMFSEYSYDYLKSPEKTTYDTSVPVNDILLNLTGNMNRYIWSMNGVPLSEADNIKIKANQVTRITFNNLTMMHHPMHLHGHFFRVLNKNGAYSPLKHTVNVPPMQKVTLEFYGNKGDENGDWFFHCHILYHMMGGMARVVSYDTPRDPRMDEFPASKIIAETDKWYSWGMVDVASHTTGFNLVTSNIRNQFNASFEYGWNKNIEGEFTYERYLHDYLRIFGGVNIENETPESLGDFKTTAVVGIRYLTPYLFNLDARIDNELRPRIGLGRSIMLFPKLSVFGYYEYQIDLGIVNDLPINKDFTSETVWSAGAEYMLSRNVSLMASYDNRYGAGGGLSVRF; from the coding sequence ATGAAAGCTAATATAATATTACTCTTTTTAATAGCTTTAACAACAGGTGTTTTTGCACAAAAAGAATTGACGCACGAGAGGAATATAAATCATCTTCCTGTTAGAGAGCACACAATTACATTACGTAAAGCTACTGTTAATAAAGCAGGAAAAGAAGTTATGGGAATGACCGTAAACGGGACAATCCCAGGTCCTACTTTAGAGTTTACGGAAGGCGAATATGCTGTTATCTATGTGAAAAATGAAATGGATGTAGAAACTTCTGTGCATTGGCATGGACTTTTATTACCTAATTTTTACGATGGCGTTCCTTATTTAACAACACCCCCAATTGAGCCTGGACATACACAGAAGTATGAGTTTCCTATAAAACAATCTGGAACTTATTGGTACCATTCGCACACTATGTTACAAGAACAAAGTGGTGTATTTGGTTCTATTGTAATAAAACCCAAAGTACAGACTTTAGATTATGATAAAGAATTAGTCTTAATGTTGTCTGACTGGACCAATGAAAAACCAATGAATGTGCTTCGTAATTTAAAGCGAGGAAATGAGTGGTACAATATTAAAAAAGGAACAGCTACACCCTTAAATAAGGTTATTGCTCGTGGCGCTTTTGGAGCACAATTAAATTTTTGGAGACAACGAATGGAAGGTGCAGATATAGCCGATATATATTATCCTGCATTTCTTATCAATGGAGAACAAAGTATCGAGTATCCAGAATTTAAAGCTGGAGAAAAAGTACGATTGAGAATCATTGATGGAGGTGCTTCTACATCTTTTTGGATGACTTTTGGTGGTGAGGAACCATTGTTAATTTCTGCTGATGGTCTAGATGTTGTTCCTGTTAAAAAGAACAAAACTTTTATCGCAATTGCTGAAGCGTACGATTTTATTGTTACGATTCCCAAAGAAGGGAAAATAGAATTTAAAATTACGGCACAAGACGGTTCTGGCACTGCTTCTGCTTTTATAGGAAACGGAAAAGTGTTACCTGCCATGAATATTCCAAAACCAGATAAGATTGGAATGATGCAAAAAATGGCGAAAATGGATATGAAAATGGGAGCGCACTCTTTAAAGTTTCAACCTAAAAAAGATGAGCGTTTTAAAATAAAGGAGGAATACGGAATGCAGATGAAGAATATGCAAGGTATGGATATGAATCATTCTGAAAAGAAAGAGGATTCTATGGCAAGCATGAATACTTCTAAAATGGATGGAATGAATATGAAGAGTGAAACTATGCAAATGGATCATTCTAAAATGAAGGAAATGAACATGAAGAGTGATGGTTCCACGCAAGGAATGGAAGGCATGAACATGTTTTCTGAGTATAGTTACGATTACTTAAAATCACCAGAAAAAACAACGTATGACACTTCTGTACCTGTCAATGATATCTTGTTAAACCTTACAGGAAATATGAATCGCTATATATGGAGTATGAATGGCGTACCACTTTCTGAAGCGGATAATATTAAAATAAAAGCCAACCAAGTAACTAGAATTACTTTTAATAATTTAACCATGATGCATCATCCGATGCATTTACATGGTCACTTCTTTAGAGTACTGAATAAAAATGGAGCGTATTCACCTTTAAAGCATACAGTCAATGTTCCACCAATGCAAAAAGTAACCTTAGAGTTTTATGGAAATAAGGGAGATGAAAATGGAGACTGGTTTTTTCATTGTCATATTTTATATCATATGATGGGTGGTATGGCACGAGTCGTATCATATGATACACCAAGAGACCCAAGAATGGATGAATTCCCAGCTTCTAAAATTATTGCAGAAACAGATAAATGGTATTCTTGGGGAATGGTAGATGTTGCCTCACATACAACAGGTTTTAATCTCGTTACTTCAAATATTAGAAATCAGTTTAATGCTTCTTTTGAATATGGCTGGAACAAAAACATAGAAGGAGAATTTACCTACGAGCGCTATTTACATGATTATCTAAGAATCTTTGGGGGTGTTAATATAGAAAATGAAACACCAGAAAGTTTGGGTGATTTTAAAACAACCGCAGTAGTTGGTATTCGGTATTTAACACCTTACTTATTCAACCTTGATGCCCGTATTGATAATGAATTAAGACCCAGAATTGGCTTAGGAAGAAGTATAATGCTATTCCCTAAATTATCTGTTTTTGGCTATTATGAATATCAGATAGATTTAGGTATCGTAAATGATTTACCTATAAATAAAGACTTTACTTCAGAAACTGTATGGAGTGCAGGAGCAGAATATATGCTTTCTAGAAACGTATCACTAATGGCAAGTTACGATAACCGTTATGGTGCTGGAGGTGGTTTATCTGTAAGATTTTAA
- a CDS encoding TolC family protein — protein sequence MKNYKNHIVQKAVLFLCFCFLSLFTSAQELENYINVALENNPEIQKFELQYSIASEKVNEVNTLPNTEFAVGYFISEPETRTGAQRFKVSAKQMLPWFGNISARENYVNALADAKYEDIVIAKRKLMASVSQSYYNLYANKAKQTVLVKNIKLLDTYETLALTSVEVGKASAVDVLRLQMRQNEMQQLLEVLGQQFLAEQTNFNKFLNRDKEIAVSIVNELNLPSEDFEINTKNLALHPELLKYDKLYQSVEKSELLNQKESSPLIGFGLDYINVDKRPDMSFSDNGKDIVMPMLSVSIPIFNKKYKSQTKQNEFQQQEIEAQKQERLNTLETLLDKAVNDRVSARISYNTQVKNLQQAKDAEDILIRSYETGTIDFNDVLDIQELQLKFQINLIDSVKSYYVQSTIINYLITK from the coding sequence ATGAAAAACTATAAAAATCATATCGTACAGAAAGCAGTCTTGTTTCTTTGTTTTTGCTTCTTGAGTCTTTTTACAAGTGCACAAGAGCTAGAAAACTACATTAACGTGGCTTTAGAAAACAACCCTGAAATTCAAAAATTCGAGCTGCAATATAGCATTGCTTCCGAAAAAGTGAATGAAGTAAACACCTTGCCTAACACAGAATTTGCTGTTGGTTATTTTATAAGTGAACCAGAAACCCGAACTGGAGCACAGCGTTTTAAGGTATCTGCTAAACAAATGTTGCCTTGGTTTGGTAATATTTCAGCTAGAGAAAATTATGTAAATGCATTGGCAGATGCAAAATATGAAGACATTGTTATTGCTAAAAGAAAATTGATGGCTTCGGTTTCGCAATCCTATTACAATCTGTATGCTAATAAAGCAAAACAAACTGTTTTAGTTAAAAATATAAAACTATTAGATACCTATGAAACATTAGCGTTAACTTCTGTTGAAGTTGGCAAAGCATCTGCTGTAGATGTCTTGCGTTTACAAATGAGACAGAATGAAATGCAACAATTATTAGAAGTATTAGGCCAACAATTTCTTGCAGAACAAACAAATTTTAACAAGTTTTTAAATCGTGATAAAGAGATTGCGGTTTCCATAGTAAATGAATTGAATTTACCTTCGGAAGATTTTGAAATAAACACTAAAAACTTAGCATTACATCCTGAATTGTTAAAATATGATAAACTGTATCAATCTGTAGAAAAATCAGAATTATTAAATCAAAAAGAAAGCAGTCCTTTAATTGGTTTTGGATTAGATTATATCAATGTTGATAAAAGACCAGACATGAGTTTTAGTGATAACGGAAAGGATATTGTAATGCCAATGCTTTCGGTTTCTATTCCAATTTTTAATAAGAAATATAAATCACAAACAAAGCAAAACGAGTTTCAGCAACAAGAGATTGAAGCTCAAAAACAAGAGCGTTTAAATACCTTAGAAACGCTTTTAGACAAGGCTGTAAACGACCGAGTTTCTGCAAGAATTAGTTATAATACGCAAGTTAAAAATCTACAACAAGCCAAAGATGCAGAAGACATTTTAATTAGAAGTTATGAAACAGGAACGATTGATTTTAATGATGTTTTAGATATTCAGGAATTGCAATTAAAGTTTCAAATTAATCTAATTGACTCGGTGAAATCTTATTACGTTCAATCTACAATTATTAACTATTTAATAACAAAATAA